The following proteins come from a genomic window of Streptomyces sp. NBC_00539:
- the hemB gene encoding porphobilinogen synthase, with translation MSTYGSFPGSRPRRLRTTPAMRRMVAETRLHPSDLILPAFVREGISEPLPISAMPGVVQHTRDTLRKAAVEAVEAGVSGIMLFGVPADENKDALGTAGTEPDGILQVAIRDVRSEVGDDLVIMSDLCLDEYTDHGHCGVLDEHGRVDNDATLERYAEMAQVQADAGVHVVGPSGMMDGQVGVIRDALDETGHEDVSILAYTAKYSSAFYGPFREAVGSSLQGDRKTYQQDPANARESLRELALDLEEGADMVMVKPAGPYLDILYRVAQSVDVPVAAYQISGEYAMIEAAAEKGWIDRDRAVLEALLGIKRAGADTILTYWATEVAQWLGRER, from the coding sequence ATGAGCACGTACGGATCCTTCCCCGGCTCGCGCCCCCGCCGGCTGCGCACCACCCCGGCGATGCGGCGGATGGTCGCGGAGACCCGCCTGCACCCCTCGGACCTGATCCTCCCCGCCTTCGTGCGGGAGGGCATCAGCGAGCCGCTGCCCATCTCGGCGATGCCGGGCGTGGTGCAGCACACGCGGGACACGCTGCGGAAGGCGGCCGTGGAGGCCGTGGAGGCGGGCGTTTCGGGGATCATGCTGTTCGGTGTCCCGGCGGACGAGAACAAGGACGCGCTGGGTACGGCGGGCACGGAACCGGACGGCATCTTGCAGGTGGCGATCCGCGACGTGCGGTCCGAGGTGGGCGACGACCTCGTGATCATGTCCGACCTGTGCCTGGACGAGTACACCGACCACGGCCACTGCGGCGTGCTGGACGAGCACGGCCGCGTCGACAACGACGCGACGCTGGAGCGCTACGCCGAGATGGCTCAGGTCCAGGCCGACGCGGGCGTCCACGTGGTGGGCCCCAGCGGCATGATGGACGGCCAGGTCGGGGTGATCCGCGACGCGCTGGACGAGACCGGGCACGAGGACGTGTCGATCCTCGCCTACACCGCCAAGTACTCCTCGGCGTTCTACGGTCCGTTCCGCGAGGCCGTCGGCTCCTCCCTCCAGGGCGACCGCAAGACCTACCAGCAGGACCCGGCGAACGCCCGCGAGTCCCTGCGGGAGCTGGCGCTGGACCTGGAGGAGGGCGCCGACATGGTCATGGTCAAGCCCGCGGGCCCCTACCTGGACATCCTGTACCGGGTCGCGCAGTCGGTGGACGTGCCGGTGGCCGCGTACCAGATCAGCGGCGAGTACGCGATGATCGAGGCGGCCGCGGAGAAGGGCTGGATCGACCGGGACCGCGCCGTGCTGGAGGCCCTGCTGGGCATCAAGCGCGCGGGCGCGGACACGATCCTCACGTACTGGGCGACGGAAGTCGCGCAGTGGCTCGGCCGGGAGCGCTGA
- a CDS encoding DUF1876 domain-containing protein: MATLAGWHVELEFTEEGHRTSAAALLRLMDGSELRARGYAMRHPSDTDQIRVGEEIAGARALMDLASQLLDKAHTEIDAESGRHSYPLTQ, from the coding sequence ATGGCCACGCTCGCCGGGTGGCATGTGGAACTCGAATTCACCGAGGAGGGCCACCGCACCAGCGCGGCAGCCCTGCTCAGGCTCATGGACGGCTCCGAACTGCGGGCGCGGGGCTACGCGATGCGGCATCCGTCCGACACGGACCAGATCCGGGTCGGGGAGGAGATCGCGGGCGCACGGGCGCTCATGGATCTCGCGTCGCAGCTCCTGGACAAGGCCCACACCGAGATCGACGCGGAGTCGGGCCGCCACTCCTACCCGCTGACCCAGTGA
- a CDS encoding RNA polymerase sigma factor, producing the protein MTPAERERGVTLARAARAGNTLAMHDLLDHLTPYVARVCTPIALADGPDATQEALVAVFGALRTLRDPEALYGWVRAIAVREAVRTARRAARDRPAELADVPGRGDPQLAADIDDVLARLSPGHRAVLVLRDVEGLDEEAAAAVLGVPPGTAKSRLHRARSSFRKAWFS; encoded by the coding sequence GTGACCCCGGCGGAACGCGAGCGCGGAGTCACCCTCGCCCGGGCCGCCCGCGCCGGGAACACCCTGGCGATGCACGACCTCCTCGACCACCTGACCCCGTACGTCGCCCGCGTCTGCACCCCGATCGCCCTCGCGGACGGCCCGGACGCCACGCAGGAGGCGCTGGTCGCCGTCTTCGGGGCGCTCAGGACGCTGCGGGACCCCGAGGCGCTGTACGGCTGGGTCCGGGCCATCGCGGTCCGCGAGGCGGTGCGCACCGCCCGCCGCGCGGCCCGGGACCGGCCCGCCGAACTGGCCGACGTCCCCGGGCGCGGCGACCCGCAGCTCGCCGCCGACATCGACGACGTACTGGCCCGCCTGTCCCCCGGCCACCGGGCGGTGCTGGTGCTGCGGGACGTCGAGGGACTGGACGAGGAGGCCGCCGCGGCCGTCCTCGGAGTACCGCCCGGTACCGCCAAGTCCCGGCTGCACCGGGCCCGTTCGAGCTTCCGGAAGGCGTGGTTCTCATGA
- a CDS encoding DUF3995 domain-containing protein, with protein sequence MNDTTRRRLGTALAALLAVDGLAHLYWATGRTWPAADAHALSLAVLGTEVSFAPPVVLPLAAVTLTGAGAVLAHSRRRGGPATRLVTGAVAAGLAVRGLAGLGCATGAVDSPPGPFSVLNLALYTPACLGFGWAAARLARAR encoded by the coding sequence ATGAACGACACCACCCGCCGCCGCCTGGGCACGGCGCTCGCGGCCCTGCTGGCCGTGGACGGCCTCGCGCACCTGTACTGGGCCACCGGGCGGACCTGGCCCGCCGCCGACGCGCACGCGCTCTCCCTGGCCGTCCTCGGCACCGAGGTCTCCTTCGCGCCGCCCGTCGTCCTGCCGCTCGCCGCCGTCACCCTCACCGGTGCCGGCGCCGTCCTGGCCCACTCCCGCCGCCGGGGCGGGCCCGCGACCCGCCTGGTGACCGGCGCCGTCGCCGCCGGGCTCGCCGTGCGGGGCCTGGCGGGCCTGGGGTGCGCGACCGGGGCCGTCGACAGCCCGCCCGGGCCCTTCTCCGTACTCAACCTCGCGCTCTACACCCCCGCCTGCCTCGGCTTCGGCTGGGCCGCCGCCCGTCTGGCGCGCGCCCGGTGA
- the argS gene encoding arginine--tRNA ligase, with protein MASVPSLASSVHQRVADALASALPEAGAADPLLRRSDRADFQANGILALAKKAKANPRELASTVLEGLDKGGVIQDIEVSGPGFLNITITDRAIIETLAARAADDRLGVPYAEDAGTTVIDYAQPNVAKEMHVGHLRSAVIGAAMVEILEFTGEKVVRRHHIGDWGTQFGMLIQYLLEHPHELDHKAEGGEEVSGEEAMSNLNRLYKASRALFDSDEEFKTRARARVVDLQAGDPQTLALWQRFVDESKIYFYSVFHKLDMDIQDPDVVGESGYNDMLAETCKLLEDSGVAVRSNGALCVFFDEYKGPDGNPTPLIVQKSDGGFGYAATDLSAIRNRVGELKADTLIYVVDARQSLHFKMVFETARRAGWLNDGVKAVQLAFGTVLGKDGKPFKTREGETVRLVDLLDEAVERATAVVREKSEKIGLSEEEIVSNGQYVGIGAVKYADLSTSAGRDYKFDLDQMVSLTGDTSVYLQYAYARNRSILRKAGETRPVAHPELALAPAERALGLHIDQFGEVIADAAAEYAPHKVAAFLFQLATLYSTFFDQCPVLKADTAEQMENRLFLCDLTARTLTKGMALLGIRTPERL; from the coding sequence ATGGCCTCGGTCCCTTCCCTCGCTTCCTCCGTCCATCAGCGCGTCGCGGACGCCCTCGCCTCCGCCCTGCCGGAGGCCGGTGCCGCCGACCCGCTGCTGCGACGAAGCGACCGGGCCGACTTCCAGGCCAACGGCATCCTGGCCCTCGCGAAGAAGGCCAAGGCCAACCCGCGCGAGCTCGCGTCGACCGTCCTCGAAGGCCTGGACAAGGGCGGTGTGATCCAGGACATCGAGGTCTCCGGCCCCGGCTTCCTCAACATCACGATCACCGACCGGGCGATCATCGAGACCCTGGCCGCCCGCGCCGCCGACGACCGCCTCGGCGTCCCGTACGCCGAGGACGCCGGCACCACGGTGATCGACTACGCGCAGCCCAACGTCGCCAAGGAGATGCACGTCGGCCACCTGCGCTCCGCCGTCATCGGCGCCGCGATGGTCGAGATCCTGGAGTTCACGGGCGAGAAGGTGGTCCGCCGCCACCACATCGGCGACTGGGGCACCCAGTTCGGGATGCTCATCCAGTACCTGCTGGAGCACCCGCACGAGCTGGACCACAAGGCCGAGGGCGGCGAGGAGGTCTCCGGCGAGGAGGCCATGTCCAACCTGAACCGCCTCTACAAGGCCTCGCGCGCCCTCTTCGACTCCGACGAGGAGTTCAAGACGCGCGCCCGCGCCCGGGTCGTCGACCTCCAGGCCGGGGACCCCCAGACCCTCGCCCTGTGGCAGCGGTTCGTCGACGAGTCGAAGATCTACTTCTACTCGGTCTTCCACAAGCTGGACATGGACATCCAGGACCCGGACGTGGTCGGGGAGTCCGGCTACAACGACATGCTCGCCGAGACCTGCAAGCTGCTGGAGGACTCGGGCGTCGCCGTCCGTTCCAACGGCGCGCTGTGCGTCTTCTTCGACGAGTACAAGGGCCCGGACGGCAACCCGACGCCGCTGATCGTCCAGAAGTCCGACGGCGGCTTCGGCTACGCCGCCACCGACCTGTCCGCGATCCGCAACCGCGTGGGCGAACTCAAGGCCGACACCCTCATCTACGTGGTCGACGCCCGCCAGTCCCTGCACTTCAAGATGGTCTTCGAGACGGCCCGCCGGGCGGGCTGGCTGAACGACGGGGTCAAGGCCGTCCAGTTGGCCTTCGGCACCGTCCTCGGCAAGGACGGCAAGCCGTTCAAGACCCGTGAGGGCGAGACCGTCCGCCTGGTCGACCTGCTGGACGAGGCCGTCGAGCGGGCGACCGCCGTCGTGCGCGAGAAGAGCGAGAAGATCGGCCTGAGCGAGGAGGAGATCGTCTCCAACGGCCAGTACGTGGGCATCGGCGCCGTCAAGTACGCCGACCTCTCCACCTCCGCCGGCCGCGACTACAAGTTCGACCTCGACCAGATGGTGTCCCTGACCGGTGACACGTCCGTGTACCTCCAGTACGCGTACGCCCGTAACCGCTCGATCCTGCGCAAGGCCGGAGAGACCCGGCCCGTCGCGCACCCCGAGCTGGCGCTCGCCCCGGCCGAACGCGCGCTCGGCCTGCACATCGACCAGTTCGGGGAGGTCATCGCGGACGCGGCCGCCGAATACGCCCCGCACAAGGTCGCGGCGTTCCTCTTCCAGCTCGCGACGCTCTACTCGACCTTCTTCGACCAGTGCCCGGTCCTCAAGGCCGACACCGCCGAGCAGATGGAGAACCGCCTCTTCCTCTGCGACCTGACCGCCCGCACCCTCACCAAGGGCATGGCGCTCCTCGGCATCCGCACCCCCGAGCGCCTCTGA
- the lysS gene encoding lysine--tRNA ligase gives MAQSSTETDWVSRFADEVIAEAERRAPGKPVVVASGLSPSGPIHLGNLREVMTPHLVADEIRRRGIEVRHVLSWDDYDRYRKVPAGVEGVDESWAQHIGKPLTAVPAPAGSAYGSWAEHFKAAMVESLAELGVEYDPISQTEQYTTGVYREQVLFAMKHRADIDAVLDQYRTKQKPGGKKPQQKQVDEAELEAAEGSGAAAEDDGSSAEGGYFPYKPYCGECGKDFTKVTAYDDETTELTYVCTEDEFTETVALNEFNRGKLVWKVDWPMRWAYEGVVFEPSGVDHSSPGSSFQVGGQIVHIFGGEQPIGPMYAFVGISGMAKMSSSKGGVPTPADALKIMEPQLLRWLYARRRPNQSFKIAFDQEIQRLYDEWDKLEAKVADGSVLPADAAAHTRAVRTAAGELPRTPRPMPYRTLASVVDITAGHDEQTLRILSDLDPERPLASLDEVRPRLDRAENWITTQVPADQRTLVREEPDTELLSSLDDEGRESLRLLLEGLDSHWSLDGLTTLVYGVPKVMAGLEPDAKPTPELKVAQRTFFALLYRLLVTRETGPRLPTLLLAVGADRVRKLLAA, from the coding sequence GTGGCTCAGAGCAGCACCGAGACCGACTGGGTCTCCCGTTTCGCGGACGAGGTCATCGCCGAGGCGGAGCGCCGAGCACCCGGCAAACCTGTCGTCGTCGCGTCCGGACTCTCCCCTTCCGGCCCGATCCACCTGGGCAACCTGCGCGAGGTGATGACCCCGCACCTGGTCGCCGACGAGATCCGCCGCCGCGGCATCGAGGTCCGGCACGTCCTGTCCTGGGACGACTACGACCGCTACCGCAAGGTGCCGGCGGGTGTCGAGGGCGTGGACGAGAGCTGGGCGCAGCACATCGGCAAGCCGCTGACGGCCGTCCCGGCCCCGGCCGGGTCCGCGTACGGCAGCTGGGCCGAGCACTTCAAGGCCGCGATGGTCGAGTCGCTGGCCGAGCTGGGCGTCGAGTACGACCCGATCAGCCAGACCGAGCAGTACACGACGGGCGTCTACCGCGAGCAGGTGCTGTTCGCGATGAAGCACCGGGCGGACATCGACGCCGTGCTCGACCAGTACCGCACGAAGCAGAAGCCGGGCGGCAAGAAGCCGCAGCAGAAGCAGGTCGACGAGGCCGAGCTGGAGGCCGCCGAGGGTTCGGGCGCCGCTGCCGAGGACGACGGCAGCAGCGCCGAGGGCGGCTACTTCCCGTACAAGCCGTACTGCGGCGAGTGCGGCAAGGACTTCACGAAGGTCACGGCGTACGACGACGAGACCACCGAGCTGACCTACGTCTGCACCGAGGACGAGTTCACCGAGACGGTCGCGCTCAACGAGTTCAACCGCGGCAAGCTGGTCTGGAAGGTCGACTGGCCGATGCGCTGGGCGTACGAGGGCGTCGTCTTCGAGCCCTCCGGCGTCGACCACTCCTCGCCCGGTTCGTCGTTCCAGGTCGGCGGGCAGATCGTGCACATCTTCGGCGGCGAGCAGCCGATCGGGCCGATGTACGCGTTCGTCGGCATCAGCGGCATGGCCAAGATGTCGTCCAGCAAGGGCGGGGTCCCGACCCCGGCCGACGCGCTCAAGATCATGGAGCCGCAGCTGCTGCGCTGGCTGTACGCGCGCCGCCGCCCGAACCAGTCGTTCAAGATCGCCTTCGACCAGGAGATCCAGCGGCTGTACGACGAGTGGGACAAGCTGGAGGCGAAGGTCGCCGACGGCTCCGTGCTGCCGGCCGACGCCGCCGCCCACACGCGCGCCGTGCGGACCGCGGCCGGTGAGCTGCCGCGCACCCCGCGCCCGATGCCGTACCGGACGCTGGCCTCGGTGGTCGACATCACCGCCGGGCACGACGAGCAGACGCTGCGCATCCTGTCCGACCTGGACCCGGAGCGGCCGCTGGCCTCGCTGGACGAGGTGCGGCCGCGGCTGGACCGCGCCGAGAACTGGATCACCACCCAGGTCCCGGCCGACCAGCGGACCCTGGTGCGCGAGGAGCCGGACACCGAGCTGCTGTCCTCCCTGGACGACGAGGGCCGGGAGTCGCTGCGGCTGCTCCTGGAGGGACTGGACTCGCACTGGTCGCTCGACGGGCTGACCACGCTGGTCTACGGCGTGCCGAAGGTGATGGCCGGGCTGGAGCCCGACGCGAAGCCGACGCCGGAGCTCAAGGTCGCGCAGCGCACGTTCTTCGCGCTGCTGTACCGGCTGCTGGTGACCCGGGAGACCGGGCCGCGCCTGCCCACGCTGCTGCTGGCGGTGGGGGCGGACCGGGTGCGCAAGCTGCTGGCCGCCTGA
- a CDS encoding DUF2637 domain-containing protein encodes MQLTRTHRILIGVVVAGAVVIAGIGFAGSYSAVRALALKKGFGSFSLVFPIGIDAGICVLLALDLLLTWIRIPFPLLRQTAWLLTAATIAFNGAAAWPDPLGVGMHAVIPILFVVTVEAARHAVGRIADITADRHMEGVRITRWLLSPVPTFKLWRRMKLWELRSYEQAVGMEQDRLIYQARLQARYGRAWRRKAPVEALMPLRLARIGVPLAQTAPTGLAAAGIEPMLLPPAEAGPDATVPAPALEAAPGQPAPEAASEAQAAPGARPAPQPAVPGPLPAPLPFAVEPTAMPAAHNSAWFAAPLAPQAAYEGGYNPQYVEGLEPTPVMPPAGPDQQEQTPAPVPESAPDPDVDEVKFAEAAYEVFRAFLDEHSQFPTPEQVDIHLSDRHGIVHPRSASMIRRLMPELKLRYQRDLENEHIA; translated from the coding sequence ATGCAGTTGACTCGTACGCACCGGATACTCATCGGTGTCGTGGTCGCCGGAGCCGTGGTCATCGCGGGCATCGGCTTCGCGGGTTCGTACTCCGCGGTGCGGGCCCTGGCCTTGAAGAAGGGCTTCGGCAGCTTCTCGCTGGTGTTCCCCATCGGCATCGACGCCGGCATCTGCGTGCTGCTGGCGCTCGACCTGTTGCTGACCTGGATCCGCATCCCGTTCCCGCTGCTGCGCCAGACGGCGTGGCTGCTGACCGCCGCCACGATCGCGTTCAACGGCGCGGCAGCGTGGCCGGATCCGCTCGGTGTCGGCATGCACGCGGTGATCCCGATCCTGTTCGTGGTCACCGTCGAGGCGGCCCGGCACGCGGTCGGCCGGATCGCGGACATCACCGCCGACCGGCACATGGAGGGCGTCCGGATCACCCGCTGGCTGCTCTCCCCCGTCCCCACCTTCAAACTGTGGCGCCGGATGAAGCTGTGGGAACTGCGCTCCTACGAGCAGGCCGTCGGCATGGAGCAGGACCGGCTGATCTACCAGGCCCGCCTCCAGGCCCGCTACGGGCGCGCCTGGCGCCGCAAGGCCCCCGTGGAGGCGCTGATGCCGCTGCGCCTGGCCCGGATAGGGGTGCCGCTCGCCCAGACGGCCCCGACCGGCCTCGCGGCGGCCGGTATCGAACCGATGCTGCTGCCCCCGGCCGAGGCCGGGCCGGATGCCACCGTCCCGGCCCCCGCCCTCGAGGCGGCGCCCGGACAACCGGCTCCGGAAGCCGCGTCCGAGGCCCAGGCCGCACCCGGGGCCCGGCCCGCCCCCCAGCCGGCGGTCCCCGGCCCCCTCCCCGCCCCCCTGCCCTTCGCAGTCGAGCCGACCGCCATGCCGGCCGCCCACAACAGCGCCTGGTTCGCCGCGCCCCTGGCCCCCCAGGCCGCGTACGAGGGCGGCTACAACCCCCAGTACGTCGAGGGCCTGGAGCCGACCCCGGTCATGCCCCCGGCCGGCCCGGACCAGCAGGAGCAGACCCCCGCACCGGTGCCGGAGAGCGCCCCGGACCCGGACGTCGACGAGGTGAAGTTCGCGGAGGCCGCCTACGAGGTGTTCCGCGCCTTCCTCGACGAGCACTCGCAGTTCCCGACCCCGGAGCAGGTGGACATACACCTCTCGGACCGCCACGGGATCGTGCACCCGCGCAGCGCCTCGATGATCCGCCGCCTGATGCCCGAGCTCAAGCTCCGCTACCAGCGGGACCTGGAGAACGAGCACATCGCGTAA
- a CDS encoding DUF3558 family protein gives MHRSASRLTRVLACAAVPVILTVAGCSSDSGKASGSDGKKSDSSAPSKPGAKASPTLEKVAFATLPEPCKAVQSKTIDSLVPEAKDKNGTATKSNDLSSRASCSWNGLDEDGLKGSQYHWLSISLVRYDSHATLGSGNKRAEEQYNKQVETAKKVDGAHDVKVEQAGGIGDQGTSVVYGVKKDVDFFNTTIVVRDKNVVITLDYNGAAYEGAAAPDQGKLLQDAVAAAKETAASVEAAGTGQPAPGQGGQQAPAPSQSAQGQGQGQGQGQGQGQGQESKSPEPSKSADQ, from the coding sequence ATGCACCGATCAGCCTCGCGCCTCACCCGCGTTCTCGCCTGCGCAGCCGTCCCGGTGATCCTCACCGTCGCCGGATGCTCCTCCGATTCGGGCAAGGCCTCGGGCTCGGACGGCAAGAAGTCCGATTCCTCCGCACCTTCCAAGCCGGGCGCGAAGGCGTCGCCCACCCTGGAGAAGGTGGCGTTCGCCACGCTGCCGGAGCCCTGCAAGGCGGTGCAGTCGAAGACCATCGACTCCCTCGTGCCCGAAGCGAAGGACAAGAACGGCACGGCGACGAAGTCGAACGACCTCTCCAGCCGCGCCAGCTGCTCCTGGAACGGTCTCGACGAGGACGGCCTCAAGGGCTCGCAGTACCACTGGCTGTCGATCTCCCTGGTCCGCTACGACTCCCACGCCACGCTCGGCAGCGGCAACAAGCGCGCCGAGGAGCAGTACAACAAGCAGGTCGAGACGGCGAAGAAGGTCGACGGCGCCCACGACGTCAAGGTGGAGCAGGCCGGCGGGATCGGTGACCAGGGCACCTCGGTCGTCTACGGCGTGAAGAAGGACGTCGACTTCTTCAACACCACCATCGTCGTGCGCGACAAGAACGTCGTGATCACCCTCGACTACAACGGCGCCGCCTACGAGGGCGCCGCCGCCCCCGACCAGGGCAAGCTGCTCCAGGACGCCGTCGCCGCCGCCAAGGAGACGGCCGCTTCGGTCGAGGCCGCGGGCACCGGCCAGCCGGCCCCCGGCCAGGGCGGACAGCAGGCCCCCGCGCCGTCGCAGTCCGCGCAGGGCCAGGGCCAGGGTCAGGGGCAGGGGCAGGGCCAGGGCCAGGGGCAGGAGTCCAAGTCCCCGGAGCCCTCGAAGTCCGCGGACCAGTAG
- a CDS encoding DUF3558 domain-containing protein, translating to MQRKAVRRRALPGVAMLTALVAGVTGLTGCTETSGPGTTTDAKAGGSSAVPAQPGKYRSLPAPCKAADLKRLRGMLPADESLTAEQRELLYAGTADASYDADRRVGCRWTAQTPSETRLLSVGFERVVSYDRAAASDDDKARQVYVRRLTDAHLPFPGASATPSAPAAPATAPPVPAAPVATASGATAGATAPGSAPNPAGAGGSPSGSPTPTAPPELGSRVLEGLGNEAYIEDKLSPAGTTAPQSRTVRTVFRTSNVIVTIEYSIQPSQPGVVPSSAETQDKVRQLAQALVERFND from the coding sequence GTGCAGCGCAAGGCGGTACGACGGCGGGCCCTGCCAGGCGTCGCGATGCTCACCGCGCTCGTGGCCGGGGTCACCGGCCTCACCGGGTGCACCGAGACGAGCGGCCCCGGGACCACCACCGACGCGAAGGCCGGCGGCAGCTCCGCCGTGCCCGCACAGCCGGGGAAGTACCGCAGCCTCCCCGCCCCGTGCAAGGCCGCCGACCTCAAGCGGCTGCGCGGCATGCTCCCCGCCGACGAGAGCCTCACCGCCGAACAGCGGGAGTTGCTCTACGCCGGGACGGCGGACGCCTCGTACGACGCCGACAGGCGCGTCGGCTGCCGCTGGACCGCGCAGACGCCCTCGGAGACCCGGCTGTTGTCGGTCGGCTTCGAGCGCGTGGTCTCGTACGACCGCGCCGCCGCGAGCGACGACGACAAGGCGCGGCAGGTGTACGTACGCCGCCTCACCGACGCCCACCTCCCCTTCCCCGGGGCTTCGGCGACGCCCTCCGCGCCCGCCGCACCCGCCACGGCTCCCCCGGTCCCCGCCGCTCCCGTCGCGACGGCTTCCGGCGCGACCGCCGGCGCGACCGCTCCCGGCTCGGCCCCGAACCCGGCAGGAGCCGGCGGCAGCCCGAGCGGAAGCCCCACCCCCACCGCCCCGCCGGAGCTCGGCTCCCGCGTGCTGGAGGGGCTGGGCAACGAGGCGTACATCGAGGACAAGCTGAGCCCGGCCGGCACCACCGCCCCCCAGTCGCGCACCGTGCGCACTGTGTTCCGTACCTCGAACGTCATCGTCACCATCGAGTACAGCATCCAGCCGTCCCAGCCCGGGGTCGTGCCCTCCAGCGCGGAAACCCAGGACAAGGTCCGGCAGTTGGCGCAGGCGCTCGTCGAACGGTTCAACGACTGA
- a CDS encoding RtcB family protein: protein MSYVEVPGANVPIRMWTDPASVEDHAMQQLRNVATLPWIKGLAVMPDVHYGKGATVGSVIAMKDAVCPAAVGVDIGCGMSAVRTSLTANDLPGDLSGLRSKIEQAIPVGVGMHKEAVDPARLYGFGAAGFGDLWERFDHVTDSVKYRRDRAMRQMGSLGQGNHFCEVCIDTDGSVWLMLHSGSRNIGNELANFHIGVARGLAHNQGLVDRDLAVFLAATPEMDAYRNDLFWAQEYAKFNRAVMMSLFKEVIRKQFRKAKVSFEREISCHHNYVAQERYDGMDLLVTRKGAIRAGSGDYGIIPGSMGTGSYIVKGLGNEKSFNSASHGAGRKMSRTAAKKRFSARDLAEQTKGVECRKDSGVVDEIPGAYKSIEQVIDQQTDLVEVVAKLRQVICIKG, encoded by the coding sequence ATGTCGTACGTAGAGGTACCCGGGGCGAACGTCCCGATCCGGATGTGGACCGATCCCGCGTCGGTCGAGGACCACGCGATGCAGCAGCTGCGCAACGTCGCGACCCTGCCGTGGATCAAGGGCCTGGCCGTCATGCCCGACGTCCACTACGGCAAGGGCGCCACGGTCGGTTCCGTGATCGCGATGAAGGACGCGGTGTGCCCGGCGGCGGTCGGCGTCGACATCGGCTGCGGGATGTCGGCCGTGCGGACCTCCCTCACCGCGAACGACCTGCCCGGCGACCTGTCGGGACTGCGCTCGAAGATCGAGCAGGCCATCCCGGTGGGCGTGGGCATGCACAAGGAGGCCGTGGACCCGGCGCGGCTGTACGGCTTCGGGGCGGCCGGGTTCGGGGATCTCTGGGAGCGCTTCGACCACGTCACGGACTCGGTGAAGTACCGGCGCGACCGTGCGATGCGGCAGATGGGGAGCCTGGGGCAGGGCAACCACTTCTGCGAGGTCTGCATCGACACGGACGGCTCCGTCTGGCTCATGCTGCACTCGGGTTCGCGCAACATCGGCAACGAACTGGCGAACTTCCACATCGGCGTGGCCCGCGGTCTCGCGCACAACCAGGGCCTGGTCGACCGGGACCTGGCGGTGTTCCTGGCGGCGACCCCGGAGATGGACGCGTACCGCAACGACCTGTTCTGGGCGCAGGAGTACGCGAAGTTCAACCGCGCCGTGATGATGAGCCTGTTCAAGGAGGTCATCCGCAAGCAGTTCCGCAAGGCCAAGGTCTCCTTCGAGCGGGAGATCAGCTGCCACCACAACTACGTGGCCCAGGAGCGGTACGACGGCATGGACCTGCTGGTCACGCGCAAGGGCGCGATCCGCGCGGGCAGCGGGGACTACGGGATCATCCCCGGCTCGATGGGGACCGGTTCGTACATCGTGAAGGGACTCGGCAACGAGAAGTCCTTCAACTCGGCTTCGCACGGCGCGGGCCGGAAGATGAGCCGGACGGCGGCGAAGAAGCGTTTCTCGGCGCGGGACCTCGCGGAGCAGACCAAGGGCGTGGAGTGCCGCAAGGACTCCGGCGTGGTGGACGAGATCCCGGGCGCGTACAAGTCGATCGAGCAGGTCATCGACCAGCAGACCGACTTGGTCGAGGTGGTGGCCAAGCTCAGGCAGGTCATCTGCATCAAGGGCTGA
- a CDS encoding SDR family oxidoreductase produces the protein MSPATRTAVVTGASSGIGAATARQLAAAGYHVVLTARRKDRIEALAAEITDAGHRATAHALDVTDRAAVDAFAASLARCDVLVNNAGGAIGAEPVATGDPADWRTMYEVNVIGTLHVTQALLPALVASGDGTVVVLSSTAGHSTYEGGAGYVAAKNGARVLAETLRLEIVGQPVRVIEIAPGMVKTEEFAKTRFRGDAEKAEKVYAGVAHPLSADDVADTITWAVTRPSHVNIDLLVVRPRAQASNTKVHREL, from the coding sequence ATGAGCCCCGCCACCCGTACCGCCGTGGTCACCGGCGCGAGCAGCGGCATCGGCGCGGCCACCGCCCGGCAGCTCGCGGCGGCCGGCTACCACGTCGTCCTCACCGCCCGCCGCAAGGACCGCATCGAGGCCCTGGCCGCCGAGATCACCGACGCGGGCCACCGGGCCACCGCCCACGCCCTCGACGTCACCGACCGCGCCGCCGTGGACGCCTTCGCGGCGTCCCTCGCGCGCTGCGACGTGCTCGTCAACAACGCCGGCGGGGCGATCGGGGCGGAGCCCGTGGCCACCGGCGACCCCGCCGACTGGCGCACGATGTACGAGGTCAACGTCATCGGCACGCTCCACGTGACCCAGGCCCTGCTCCCGGCCCTGGTGGCCTCCGGCGACGGCACGGTGGTCGTCCTGTCCTCCACCGCCGGGCACTCCACCTACGAGGGCGGCGCGGGCTACGTCGCCGCGAAGAACGGCGCCCGCGTGCTCGCCGAGACGCTCCGGCTGGAGATCGTCGGGCAGCCCGTCCGCGTCATCGAGATCGCGCCGGGCATGGTCAAGACGGAGGAGTTCGCGAAGACCCGCTTCCGGGGCGACGCGGAGAAGGCCGAGAAGGTCTACGCGGGCGTCGCGCACCCCCTGTCCGCAGACGACGTGGCCGACACGATCACCTGGGCGGTGACCCGCCCCAGCCACGTCAACATCGACCTCCTGGTGGTCCGCCCGCGCGCCCAGGCCTCGAACACGAAGGTCCACCGCGAGCTCTGA